A DNA window from Candidatus Binataceae bacterium contains the following coding sequences:
- a CDS encoding aminopeptidase P N-terminal domain-containing protein, with product MSFEGNGRPFQARRAKFLQAVGEGATAILPSAPVALRSGDVEFIYRQDSDFYYLTGFEEPEAIVLLSPGHPDGDFVMFVRPRDKERETWTGRRAGVEGAMVEYGAVKAYVTEEFEKILPRYLEKSERIYYPIGRNEKLDERVLKLVQWSNAMRPRIGSGPYAIVDPREFLHEARLRKEPAELELMRHAAAISAEAHKAAMRKARGGMKEWQIEAEVNFAFRSRGASGPSYPSIVASGPNAAILHHIENRREMRDGELLLIDAGCEYEFYASDVTRTFPIGAKFTSLQRELYSIVLEAQRKGIERALPGARFDDPHDAALRVLVDGMREVGLVKGSAEEVIEQGSYRRFYMHRTSHWLGMDVHDVGLYRVKGESRTLEPGMVLTVEPGLYIDEDCEDAPDQLRGIGIRIEDDVLITEGGQEIITSATPKQITDVEALTAG from the coding sequence ATGAGCTTCGAGGGAAATGGGCGGCCGTTTCAGGCGCGCCGCGCGAAATTCCTGCAAGCGGTCGGTGAAGGGGCCACCGCGATCCTGCCAAGTGCGCCGGTCGCGCTCCGCTCCGGCGATGTCGAGTTCATCTACCGCCAGGACAGCGACTTCTATTACCTGACCGGCTTCGAGGAACCCGAAGCGATCGTCTTGTTGTCGCCCGGTCATCCGGACGGCGACTTTGTGATGTTCGTTCGACCGCGCGACAAAGAGCGCGAGACTTGGACCGGAAGACGCGCCGGGGTTGAGGGCGCCATGGTCGAATACGGGGCGGTCAAGGCTTATGTGACCGAGGAATTCGAAAAGATACTCCCGCGCTACCTGGAGAAGAGCGAGCGCATCTACTACCCGATTGGGCGCAACGAGAAGTTGGACGAGCGCGTGCTTAAGCTCGTGCAGTGGTCGAATGCGATGCGCCCGCGAATCGGTTCGGGGCCATACGCGATCGTCGATCCCCGCGAGTTTCTGCACGAGGCGCGACTGCGCAAAGAACCTGCCGAGCTCGAATTGATGCGACACGCGGCCGCGATCTCGGCCGAGGCGCACAAGGCGGCGATGCGCAAGGCGCGCGGTGGGATGAAGGAATGGCAAATCGAAGCGGAGGTTAATTTTGCATTCCGATCCCGCGGCGCTTCGGGTCCCAGCTATCCATCGATCGTCGCGTCGGGTCCGAACGCTGCGATTTTGCATCACATCGAGAATCGCCGCGAGATGCGCGACGGCGAGTTGCTACTAATCGACGCCGGCTGCGAATACGAATTCTATGCTTCCGACGTCACGCGCACCTTTCCAATCGGGGCGAAATTTACCAGCTTGCAGCGCGAGCTCTACTCAATCGTCCTGGAGGCGCAACGCAAAGGGATCGAACGCGCGCTGCCGGGGGCGCGCTTCGATGACCCGCACGACGCGGCGTTGCGGGTGCTGGTGGACGGGATGCGCGAGGTGGGATTGGTCAAAGGTAGCGCGGAGGAAGTGATAGAGCAGGGCAGTTATCGCCGCTTCTACATGCATCGCACGAGTCACTGGCTCGGCATGGACGTGCACGACGTCGGGCTCTATCGCGTGAAGGGGGAGTCGCGAACCCTGGAGCCGGGGATGGTGCTGACAGTAGAGCCGGGGCTCTATATCGATGAGGACTGCGAGGACGCGCCGGACCAGCTCCGGGGGATTGGCATTCGGATCGAAGACGACGTGCTGATCACGGAGGGCGGGCAGGAGATCATTACCTCGGCGACGCCCAAGCAGATCACCGACGTCGAGGCGCTTACCGCGGGGTAG
- a CDS encoding MaoC family dehydratase, which translates to MNQTFNQDERFVGRDCGGLTFDITPELVAAFIAGIGDDNPWYRDHSPLGGPLAPALILHSAVYRNLDWYLPNIYGNLHARQEWDIFMPVMVGERIITRSLIVDRYRKRDRDYVVNEVIVANAAGRLVSRSRTHQSFLIPDQTKKDSFVVDRAREKDAQRAFNVGERGGNPIEVPMRRITEEMCMAFSGPALNYHNNRQKAVELGFPEIVVQGMLSVCMVAEMMTRRFGLGFFYGGKMDLRLVNVVWGNDVTGPRGRILERRPEGERTRAEVEVWCEKSDGTKTIVGSASALEL; encoded by the coding sequence ATGAACCAAACCTTCAACCAGGATGAGCGCTTCGTCGGCCGTGACTGCGGCGGCCTCACCTTCGACATAACTCCCGAACTGGTGGCGGCATTCATCGCCGGCATCGGCGACGACAATCCGTGGTACCGGGACCATTCGCCCCTCGGCGGACCGCTCGCGCCCGCGTTGATTTTGCACTCTGCGGTCTATCGCAACCTGGACTGGTACCTTCCCAACATCTACGGCAATCTGCACGCCCGCCAGGAGTGGGACATCTTCATGCCGGTTATGGTTGGAGAGCGAATCATCACACGCTCGCTGATCGTCGATCGCTACCGGAAGCGCGATCGCGACTATGTCGTGAACGAAGTCATCGTGGCCAATGCGGCCGGTCGTCTGGTGTCACGCAGCAGAACCCATCAGAGCTTTCTCATCCCCGATCAGACCAAGAAAGATTCCTTCGTGGTCGATCGCGCGCGCGAGAAAGACGCGCAACGGGCCTTCAACGTCGGCGAGCGCGGGGGGAATCCCATCGAAGTGCCGATGCGCAGAATCACTGAGGAAATGTGCATGGCTTTTTCGGGTCCCGCGCTCAACTACCACAACAACAGGCAGAAAGCGGTCGAACTTGGCTTTCCGGAAATCGTAGTACAGGGAATGTTGTCGGTTTGCATGGTAGCGGAGATGATGACGCGGCGTTTCGGGCTTGGCTTCTTCTATGGCGGCAAGATGGACCTCCGCCTGGTCAATGTGGTGTGGGGCAATGATGTTACCGGACCGCGCGGTAGAATTCTCGAACGCCGCCCCGAGGGGGAGCGCACGCGCGCCGAAGTTGAGGTGTGGTGCGAAAAATCCGACGGCACCAAAACCATCGTCGGCAGCGCGAGTGCGCTGGAACTCTAG
- a CDS encoding thioesterase family protein, producing MKPVPIGAKGKFEQVVETRHLASELDSSLATVMSTPTMVGMMELAAMDAIRPFLDPGEASVGVSMEAQHTAATPPGHRVRAEAELTKCEGRRLEFQVRAFDETEQIGSGTHRRAVIDSAKFAERIKAKVKV from the coding sequence ATGAAACCCGTACCGATTGGTGCAAAAGGCAAGTTCGAGCAAGTCGTGGAAACCCGACACCTCGCGAGCGAACTTGACTCTTCGCTCGCGACCGTGATGTCCACCCCGACCATGGTCGGGATGATGGAACTAGCGGCGATGGATGCTATCCGACCGTTCCTCGATCCCGGAGAGGCCTCGGTCGGGGTTTCGATGGAGGCGCAGCACACCGCCGCCACTCCCCCCGGCCACCGGGTGCGCGCCGAGGCCGAGCTAACCAAGTGCGAGGGGCGGCGTCTCGAGTTCCAGGTGCGCGCTTTCGACGAAACCGAACAGATCGGCTCCGGCACACATCGCCGGGCCGTGATCGACTCGGCTAAATTCGCGGAGCGAATAAAAGCTAAAGTGAAAGTTTAA
- a CDS encoding DsbA family protein, translated as MPEAFEIIKFYYDYKSPFTYLALEPACRVEETHRVRFRYLPFDFNPRGAYGGELEQRTERDWRKVRYLYLDVRRHANARGMIIRGPQKLFDSTLAMMGGLWTESHGKFRHYSDRVFERFFKRELNIEDMSAVMALMNEIGLDPAAFRKYAESDGPREVKASFAEGERDGVFGVPTFIVGGEPFWGNDRVSWLVKKLDAMGLRR; from the coding sequence ATGCCTGAAGCGTTTGAAATCATCAAGTTCTATTACGACTACAAGAGCCCCTTCACCTACTTGGCGTTGGAGCCCGCCTGCCGCGTGGAAGAGACCCATCGCGTTCGGTTCCGTTACCTTCCATTCGATTTCAACCCGCGCGGGGCGTATGGCGGAGAACTCGAACAGCGTACCGAACGCGATTGGCGCAAAGTCCGCTACCTCTATCTAGATGTGCGCCGCCACGCGAACGCGCGTGGCATGATTATCCGCGGACCACAGAAACTCTTCGACTCGACTCTCGCGATGATGGGCGGCCTCTGGACCGAGAGTCACGGGAAGTTTCGCCATTACTCCGACCGCGTCTTCGAGCGCTTCTTCAAGCGCGAGTTGAATATTGAGGACATGTCCGCTGTGATGGCACTTATGAACGAGATCGGACTCGACCCCGCTGCATTCAGGAAATACGCCGAGTCAGACGGCCCGCGCGAGGTGAAGGCTTCCTTTGCCGAGGGTGAGCGCGACGGCGTCTTTGGTGTTCCGACCTTCATCGTTGGTGGAGAGCCGTTCTGGGGCAACGACCGCGTCTCGTGGCTCGTAAAGAAACTGGACGCTATGGGACTGCGGAGATAA
- a CDS encoding HIT family protein: MPSEGARATNCGICALIARIRSETFDDFVAELPSSYLILGDAQFYRGYCVMLAKRHAVELFLMPTDEARALLDDMRLAAEAIAAATRPWKMNYECLGNQEAHVHWHLFPRYESDELRSSPVWVRPESERKIPLAGPDRATLLVGLREQIAARFPDARFPAK; the protein is encoded by the coding sequence ATGCCCTCTGAAGGCGCGCGAGCCACGAACTGCGGCATCTGTGCGCTGATCGCGCGGATCAGGTCGGAAACCTTTGATGACTTCGTAGCCGAGCTGCCGAGCAGTTACCTGATTCTCGGTGATGCGCAATTCTACCGCGGCTATTGCGTCATGCTCGCAAAGAGGCACGCGGTCGAACTCTTCCTGATGCCCACGGACGAGGCGCGAGCATTACTCGATGACATGCGCCTTGCCGCGGAAGCCATCGCGGCTGCCACACGGCCATGGAAGATGAACTACGAGTGCCTCGGCAATCAGGAAGCTCACGTCCATTGGCATCTGTTCCCACGTTACGAGAGCGATGAGCTTCGGAGCAGTCCAGTGTGGGTGAGACCGGAAAGTGAGCGTAAAATCCCGCTAGCCGGCCCCGACCGTGCCACCCTCTTGGTCGGATTGCGCGAGCAAATTGCCGCCCGCTTTCCAGACGCGCGCTTCCCGGCCAAGTGA
- a CDS encoding dCMP deaminase family protein, producing the protein MPTAVAENKQAARTDAAAPPRRPSWDQYFMTITRQVAERSTCLRAKVGAVIVRDRSILATGYNGAPAGMPHCTEVGCLIYESRNPDGEIEQNCFRTIHAEINAITQAARNGAAIRDADIYVTHTPCIHCLKVLINTGIRTVYYGKEYKLHTVTDLLKPSRIKLVEVPEDVGNAL; encoded by the coding sequence GTGCCGACAGCGGTGGCGGAGAACAAGCAAGCAGCCCGGACGGACGCCGCGGCGCCGCCGCGGCGTCCGTCGTGGGATCAATATTTCATGACCATCACGCGCCAGGTCGCGGAACGTTCGACCTGCTTGCGCGCCAAGGTGGGCGCGGTAATCGTGCGCGATCGCAGCATCCTGGCGACCGGTTACAACGGCGCGCCGGCGGGCATGCCGCACTGCACCGAAGTCGGATGCCTCATCTACGAGTCGCGCAACCCCGACGGCGAAATCGAACAGAACTGCTTTCGCACGATCCACGCCGAGATCAATGCAATCACCCAGGCGGCCCGCAATGGCGCGGCGATTCGCGATGCCGACATCTACGTGACCCACACGCCCTGCATCCACTGTCTCAAGGTGCTCATCAATACGGGCATCCGCACCGTCTACTACGGCAAGGAGTACAAGCTCCACACCGTCACCGACCTACTCAAGCCGTCGAGGATTAAACTGGTCGAGGTGCCGGAGGATGTAGGGAATGCCCTCTGA
- a CDS encoding site-2 protease family protein: MDEAAANQGSSVLTEIPRYGPELAKPMSPGRVRIPALNLALFALTLLTTTMAGAYGAGAELSLFHPINSLAALSAGLSFSIPLMAILLAHEMGHFLTSRRNGVDTSLPYFIPAPFPSYMIIGTFGAFIRIREMPPSRRSMFDIGAAGPWAGMIVAVPCVIVGLKLSQVTALSAQSGVSLGLGNSLLFWGLARWVLGVNPNLVNVTMHPIAFAGWIGLFVTTLNLLPIGQLDGGHVVYTLFPRAHRTISTLFVISCWLLVLVPLALGYGFWPGWLVWGVLGIALGLGHPATLDRNTPLNTGRQVAAWLTMVLFVATFVPVPISLNVPETPQKPAQSYEVMYHGAGGHPPDLVDAVMTADR; this comes from the coding sequence ATGGATGAAGCTGCTGCAAACCAAGGCTCCAGCGTTTTGACGGAGATCCCGCGCTACGGCCCCGAGTTGGCCAAGCCGATGTCGCCCGGGCGGGTGCGGATTCCCGCTCTCAATCTCGCCCTCTTCGCGCTGACTTTGCTCACCACCACGATGGCGGGGGCGTACGGCGCGGGTGCCGAGCTTTCGCTATTCCATCCGATCAACAGTCTGGCTGCACTCTCCGCCGGACTCTCTTTCTCTATCCCGCTGATGGCGATTCTGCTCGCGCACGAGATGGGTCACTTCCTGACCTCGCGGCGCAATGGCGTCGATACGAGTCTGCCATATTTCATTCCGGCGCCGTTCCCTTCCTACATGATCATCGGCACCTTCGGGGCCTTCATCCGTATCAGAGAAATGCCCCCCTCGCGGCGCTCGATGTTCGATATCGGAGCTGCCGGTCCGTGGGCGGGCATGATAGTCGCCGTGCCTTGCGTAATCGTAGGACTCAAGCTCTCCCAGGTTACGGCGCTTTCGGCCCAAAGCGGGGTTTCTCTCGGACTCGGCAACTCGCTTTTGTTCTGGGGACTCGCGCGATGGGTGCTGGGAGTGAATCCGAATCTCGTCAACGTGACCATGCATCCGATTGCGTTCGCGGGATGGATCGGGCTCTTCGTGACCACCCTAAATCTCCTGCCCATCGGTCAACTCGACGGCGGACACGTCGTGTACACTCTCTTTCCGCGCGCGCATCGCACCATCTCCACCCTCTTCGTGATCTCTTGTTGGCTGCTGGTACTCGTGCCCCTCGCGCTTGGTTATGGCTTCTGGCCCGGATGGCTCGTGTGGGGAGTGCTGGGAATCGCGCTAGGCCTTGGGCACCCTGCCACGCTCGACCGTAACACCCCCCTCAATACCGGCCGCCAGGTCGCGGCGTGGCTCACGATGGTGCTGTTCGTCGCGACCTTCGTTCCTGTTCCGATTTCGCTCAACGTGCCGGAAACGCCGCAGAAGCCGGCTCAATCCTATGAAGTGATGTATCATGGGGCTGGCGGCCATCCGCCGGATCTCGTCGACGCGGTGATGACTGCGGATCGATAA
- a CDS encoding SAM-dependent chlorinase/fluorinase, whose protein sequence is MRRSQSAAPIALLTDFGYRDHYAGAMKGVLASIAPDAALLDITHGVPPQSIIAGAIALRESWRFFPRRTVFLVVLDPGVGTSRLPIAVETRAGARFVGPDNGVLSLAVRDAGMRRAVRLDSTRHRLASLSSTFHGRDIFAPAAAFLSRGTPLGSLGSTLVRIKHLHLPKPDGTAGAIRGEVLYVDAFGNLITNISRKDVARLHSSFPGKQVSVRIRGGAPMKIVNTYGEARSGAILATFGSFELLEIAVRDASAATRLGCGVGATVVARMARS, encoded by the coding sequence ATGAGACGCTCTCAGTCCGCTGCGCCGATCGCGTTGCTGACTGACTTTGGCTATCGCGACCATTATGCCGGCGCGATGAAGGGCGTGCTTGCATCGATCGCGCCGGACGCCGCGCTCCTCGACATCACCCATGGCGTTCCCCCGCAGTCGATCATCGCCGGCGCGATCGCGCTGCGCGAGAGCTGGCGTTTTTTCCCGAGGCGAACCGTCTTTTTGGTAGTCCTCGACCCTGGCGTGGGTACCTCGCGATTGCCCATCGCTGTGGAGACGCGTGCGGGAGCCCGTTTCGTCGGGCCCGACAATGGGGTGCTTTCCCTGGCGGTGCGCGACGCGGGAATGAGGCGTGCCGTCCGGCTCGACTCGACTCGGCATCGGCTCGCGAGCCTCAGTTCCACCTTCCACGGACGCGACATTTTCGCCCCCGCCGCCGCATTCCTGTCACGCGGAACCCCACTCGGCTCGCTCGGTTCTACGCTAGTCCGGATCAAACATCTCCATCTTCCCAAGCCGGATGGAACCGCCGGTGCAATTCGCGGAGAAGTGCTTTACGTCGATGCATTCGGCAATTTGATAACCAACATCAGCCGCAAGGATGTCGCGCGACTGCACTCTTCCTTTCCCGGGAAACAGGTTTCGGTTAGGATCAGAGGTGGCGCGCCGATGAAGATTGTTAACACCTATGGTGAGGCGCGCTCGGGTGCGATCCTCGCCACATTTGGCAGTTTTGAACTTCTCGAGATAGCGGTGCGTGACGCAAGTGCGGCCACTCGCCTTGGCTGCGGAGTTGGTGCGACGGTCGTTGCGCGAATGGCGCGTTCGTAA
- the aqpZ gene encoding aquaporin Z produces MSLSRRVTAEFIGTFWLVLGGCGTAVLAAGFPKLGVGFVGVALAFGLTLLTMAFAIGHISGCHINPAVTVGLFSGGKFPGSEVIPYVIAQVLGGIVAAAVLYVIASGAADFSLSNGFAANGYGDHSPGGYPLSSALVCEVVMTFIFLFVIMGALDKRLPAGFAPIPIGLVLTLIHLVSIPVTNTSVNPARSTGPALFVGGWALGQLWLFWVAPIVGGALGGFAYRTLAGGSDR; encoded by the coding sequence ATGAGTCTATCCAGACGCGTGACGGCAGAGTTCATCGGCACTTTCTGGCTGGTGTTGGGGGGTTGCGGGACGGCGGTGCTCGCGGCGGGGTTTCCGAAGCTGGGGGTTGGCTTCGTAGGGGTGGCACTCGCCTTCGGGCTTACGCTGCTGACGATGGCGTTTGCTATCGGGCACATCTCCGGATGTCACATTAATCCGGCGGTTACGGTGGGACTCTTCTCGGGCGGGAAATTTCCCGGATCCGAAGTGATTCCGTACGTAATCGCGCAAGTCCTGGGAGGGATCGTCGCCGCGGCAGTTCTTTACGTGATCGCGAGCGGTGCGGCGGATTTCAGTTTGAGCAATGGTTTTGCGGCGAATGGGTATGGAGATCATTCGCCTGGCGGTTACCCGCTTTCATCGGCGCTGGTGTGCGAAGTTGTGATGACCTTCATCTTCCTGTTCGTGATCATGGGTGCGCTCGACAAACGTTTGCCCGCGGGATTTGCACCGATTCCGATCGGACTGGTGCTGACGCTCATTCACCTGGTCAGCATCCCGGTGACCAATACCTCGGTGAATCCGGCGCGCAGCACGGGTCCGGCGTTGTTCGTGGGCGGATGGGCGCTCGGACAGCTCTGGCTGTTCTGGGTAGCTCCAATTGTGGGTGGCGCTTTGGGTGGTTTCGCCTATCGCACGCTCGCGGGAGGATCAGACAGGTAA